Sequence from the Lepidochelys kempii isolate rLepKem1 chromosome 7, rLepKem1.hap2, whole genome shotgun sequence genome:
ACTCATTAGGCAGAAGGGAAGAGTTAAGAAATTGAATCTCTGTATAATCATCAATTTTGCGGCATTGAGTAGGAGCTACTTTCCATATGCATGGGGGGGGCATTCATGGCCCATATAAATGTTGTATTGAGTAGCTCTCATGGATGTCTTCAAGCTGTGTATAAGCCTCCACATGAGCAGAATAGACTCATTGCAACTAGAGAGACTAGTGGCGTGATGGGATGGAGAGTTGAGGAGTAGCATCCTCACACCGCCAATCAAGAACAAGTAGGACTAGGTATGAAATGGATCCTCTTAATCTCAGACCTTTGGAAGACAGAGTGCTCACATACTATATTATTCTTACAGAACCCATTGTTGGTTGCTCTAAGCAAGAAACCTGGGTATCAGATTTTGGTAAAATACATGCTTATTTCCCCATTGTTAGCCTGGGAAGGGAGCTCTAATAGAAGTCACTTTCCTAATTCTATTATACCATAGTATTTACTTGTCCTATAGAGTCTAAAAAGTCAGTATTGTGGAATACATCTACCCAGTAATAAATGGACAATATTCAAGAAAACCTATGTGGAGTAGAAAGAAACACAGTATGTATTCTTTTTACATAAGAAAATTTAGAGCTCTCTCTAGGCTATTGCTTTAATGTACCTAATAGTTGAATTGTTATTACCTACAGTGGAATGTAGTTTTTAGATCTTCAATCTGAATGACTAATTACTTTATCTGCTGGGATTCTGCAGTATGACCGTTTCTTAATGCCTTCAGTACATTTTTATCCACATTTTCAGGTACTGTTTCATTCTGGAGGAAGACAAAGCCCCTGCTCCTTTCACAGTAACAGTGACACCTTGTGATGTTCCCATTGAATGGAGTATACTGGTACATAAGGCATCAACAAATTTCCTTGGAAAAGCAGCACGTGGTAAGAGCTAAATGGAAGAAATCTGAAATCTGTCTGATCAGTGCAGGACAGAATGTAGCCCATTCATAAGAAGTGCCAGCAACCTAGGAAATCTCACCACCAACAAAAATGGCCTGGGCAAACTTGAAGTTATAGGTCCAAATCTCCCTTCCTGTGGACTTACCTGTGGGTTTGGAAAAatccatgggtgaaatcctggccctattggaataaatgtttttttgccattgacttcaatagagtccTGCAAGATAAAATTCAGTTTCTGACATATTCTCTTCTCAGGGTAGTGTAATGCAAGGACAAGTTTATGGCCAGAGACAAGGGTGCTGGCCCTTGTTCCCTCCACCATAGCCATGTGCTCGTATTCTTTCGGAAGCGTAAGAGCAGCTGAGGTTAGGAGTTAACAGTGCAATGAGCTTTGTTAACCTGGAATCTCACCTGGATATCTGTCAGGCTGCCAGGGGAGCATGGAAAATAGAGTGGCTACTCCCCACTTCCACTATTAACAACTAGAACCCTCCCCCAAACCCAAGGGACCCTAACTACACAATGTTCATATGGAGAGTATTCCATAAGATCactagggagggagggaagtgcaCTTGACAGAGCTGTATCACACTCTTCTTTGTGTCTCAGACCTCTTGGGCTGGTATTTCCTCTTTTCTGCTCTTCATGACAATGTGCAACAGAGGGAAgaatccagaggtgaaagtaagctggtaccagggtggatcggcttccccaggcgcaatttaaagggtctggggctcctagcagcagctggagcccccggccctttaaattgatgccagagccccactgctggacccctggggtagtggcggcagggctgggacagcgatttaaaggccccggggcagTAGCAGCGGCCGAGCccttggccctttaaatcatccccggagccccgctactacttccccagggctccggcaggctccagggacgatttaaagggcccagggctccaacCTCTGCTACCGCCCTGGGCTCTTTAAagtgctgccagagcccccggctgccgctgttacctcggggaaggggaaggaggcccttgctggtacagggtgggccggggctgcCTCTGACCTCccgcagccccgccccttctgcccaaggccccaccccttccaggggccagagccggccccagcccagccccgtaccggtaagtccctagacttactttcaccccggaAGAATCTGGGTCAGATTCTAGTTCCCTGGGAATATCATGTACAAGGGCAATAGGCATAGAATAATCTAGAGCGATGTTTCCCTCAAGCTAAAAGAAAACTTAATTATCTTTTATAATTTCCAGAATCATTTcataggtttaaaaaaatgacatttttttaattattaaaaaagcTAGATGCTGCCAGAAATAAGATGTTAATTAGCAAGGAGATGCACTTGACTAGTTAGCTCAGTGGGCATTCCTTCAAAGCCTCTGGCTTTTTTTGTTCATACAAGGCAGGGAAAGGCACAATCAGACTAAAGAAAACTCGTTCTGCACAAAATGTCCGTGTCCTAAAGTAAAGTACAGGAAGAAACACTGACAAAGTGGAATATTACAATGACATCCGGTACTACATAGGTCAAAATATTTGCAATTGGGAGTTTAATTATAGTCTGTTTGAAAAAATTAATTCTCTCTTGCAATATTAAAAGAATAGCCTCTAAAGCATAAAATGCTAGAAGCAAGAGGAATTTCTCTGGCATATGAATAATAAAACTGAGACGCTAAGTGATGAATTGTTGTGGcatatgaaaagaaaaacaattggGTCTGCTTTTGATGAGTCTGCTTTTCATGTGCAGGTGATTATGACACTCTTGAAGCCACAAAATCTCAGAAGATTCTGAAGTTGGTGTCCATGATATTTAACTATAAAGGAAATTCTGTGGAGACTTATATGGGTATGTCTTCCTATTCTGCTTTCTATATGCTGGAGTTCCTATCAACTGAACGAGACACACACCTTACTGTATACTTAACAACTGACACAACATCTGGGCATCTGTATCCAGAACTCCCAATGGATCCACGCATAGATGTTATTGGTATTGGCCATGCAACTGTGACTCTAGCTTGGAAACACAGCCCATCAGTCTGGCAGCACAAAGAAAACATCCAGTATTGTCTTCTAGTCAATGAAAAACACAACTACAAGAGTTTATGTGCAGCTGAGACAGCTATCAGATCTTCCGGTATGAAATCGCCACCAGTGCTAGCTCTTTCTCTCTTTCCATATCTTCTAGACCATCAACAGGTGATGATATTGTCCAATAGTGAATTAAGTATCATCAACAGGGTTAGTAATGGGGAAGTGAGGCAGATATGCATGGGCACTAAGAATACTTATACAGTGCCCAACCTTAGACCCAGCACTCAATATTATTTTGATGTTTTTGTAGTCAACCTCCTCACTAATGCAAGTGCTGCCTACACTGGAACATTTGCAAGAACTCTGGAGGAACCTGAGCCTAAAGTTATTGAGCTGAAGGATGGGAAGGTAATTCATTTAATCCTGGATGGGAAAAAGCAGAAATTCTACAGCTTGCAGTATCAAGCTAAACAGAAGAAGATCCAGTTCACATTTCAATCTTGTAGTGGCCAAGTATGGGTTCAGATAGCAAGGAATGGTAAAGTACTGGCCTCAGAAAACATTGTAGGCTTCAGACATTTCTCACTGAAGGGAAAGCTGCTGGACACGTATTTGGTGCAGCTAAGGTCCATGGACCATATTAATTCTTCTGTGAAAGTTCAAGTATCCTCTCACTTTCATAAGCCTTTCTTCCCACTTCTTCCAGAAAGCTTAAAAATCAAGTCCTTCAGCAAACTGAGGACCTGCAATTCAGTCACCATTGCCTGGCTAGGAACACA
This genomic interval carries:
- the LOC140915192 gene encoding protein NDNF-like, coding for MFAKCHLNSSKSENSEVLGSLDALLKVLKMFRFWIYLPFHLLVAMCLCHSVKVPTSSQHSFKSDLFNCNHSLILADGKETTVHLLKDIPKRYCFILEEDKAPAPFTVTVTPCDVPIEWSILVHKASTNFLGKAARGDYDTLEATKSQKILKLVSMIFNYKGNSVETYMGMSSYSAFYMLEFLSTERDTHLTVYLTTDTTSGHLYPELPMDPRIDVIGIGHATVTLAWKHSPSVWQHKENIQYCLLVNEKHNYKSLCAAETAIRSSGMKSPPVLALSLFPYLLDHQQVMILSNSELSIINRVSNGEVRQICMGTKNTYTVPNLRPSTQYYFDVFVVNLLTNASAAYTGTFARTLEEPEPKVIELKDGKVIHLILDGKKQKFYSLQYQAKQKKIQFTFQSCSGQVWVQIARNGKVLASENIVGFRHFSLKGKLLDTYLVQLRSMDHINSSVKVQVSSHFHKPFFPLLPESLKIKSFSKLRTCNSVTIAWLGTQEQSKYCVYKKRIKEDQVWMELRSADRCSGPKSRHKSEKVLCKYFYDINLQRAVTTQTIKGLEAGTPYLFDVYLTGPSGIPVRYHSKVVKTRKKC